A window of the Planococcus citri chromosome 4, ihPlaCitr1.1, whole genome shotgun sequence genome harbors these coding sequences:
- the CycJ gene encoding cyclin-J yields MCSDKTMKISDASSSWTVSIYKNDIYEHLKILEQQRLPYQRRSPQLQYRCGLVIYLKELIDKVSFCRVTLHLAVFLLDFFMDSHSVKPEKLTLIAFTCLVLAGKFEEHERKVPTICDMNEYLNSDYIQKDIIYLEHKILKYFNWKLNMPTAVHFAEYFLNFALIPNDFLCKNCSRFNHYNIMKHCLDSFVDRSLEDDLLISYPPSFVAASCLLAVRITMNLDPVWPDQLEEVTTYSESDLKICSARILGCREECQKKRKRKLELSPDQGYETEKGCCVTPKAKKE; encoded by the exons ATGTGCTCTGATAAAACCATGAAAATAAGCGATGCGTCTTCGAGTTGGACAGTTTCTATCTACAAAAATGATATTTACGAACATTTAAAAATACTAGAGCAACAAAGATTGCCATATCAACGTCGATCTCCTCAg TTACAATATCGTTGCGGTTTAGTTATTTATTTGAAAGAATTGATTGATAAAGTATCCTTCTGCAGAGTTACATTACATTTAGCTGTatttcttttggattttttcatggATTCTCATTCTGTGAAACCTGAAAAATTAACGCTCATTGCGTTCACTTGTTTGGTATTAGCCG gaaaattcgaAGAACATGAAAGGAAAGTACCTACAATCTGCGATATGAACGAATACTTGAATTCTGATTACATTCAGAAGGATATAATATACTTGGAACATAAGATTTTGAAGTATTTCAATTGGAAATTGAACATGCCGACTGCTGTGCATTTTGCCGAATATTTCCTTAATTTCGCCTTGATTCCTAATGATTTTTTATGCAAGAACTGCTCAAGATTTAATCACTACAACATCATGAAACATTGCTTAGATTCTTTTGTTGATCGATCTTTAGAAG atgattTATTGATTAGTTATCCACCATCGTTTGTGGCTGCGAGTTGTTTGTTGGCGGTAAGAATTACCATGAACTTAGATCCCGTATGGCCCGATCAACTGGAAGAAGTTACTACATACTCGGAAtccgatttgaaaatttgttctgcCAGAATCCTCGG CTGTAGGGAGGAATGCCAAAAAAAGAGGAAGAGAAAACTCGAGCTGTCTCCAGATCAAGGGTATGAAACTGAAAAAGGATGTTGTGTTACCCCGAAGGCTAAGAAAGAGTAA
- the Pus1 gene encoding pseudouridylate synthase 1 homolog isoform X2, which produces MADPWPALDKRKAENEADETESENKKPRVKRKMHALLLAYCGQGYLGLQRNQGLKTIEEDIMVALKKLELINDEEFAKQQLVHFQRAARTDKGVSALRQVINLNLRDGVKPEDINQHLPEQIRILAIKRVTKGFNSKNSCDYRTYSYTCPSFAFAPKSVKLSEDYRINDEVVENVNKWASCYVGTHNYHNFTSGRKPLDPSCKRHIMSVVCQPPVIRDELELVTFLVKGQSFMLHQIRKMIGVLMAIARGYVSPDYINKAFLANELLQLPVAPGLGLLLEQVHYDWYNKKYGENGIHEKLDFQDVEDLVSEFREKQIYPIIIREEKENKSMLNYMETLGAHYEEYHSETSDIFSKVLPNDFELENDTKSSGNKEAESNDTVSSSEEKIPEASSSN; this is translated from the exons atGGCTGATCCGTGGCCGGCGCTTGATAAAAGAAAAGCTGAAAATGAAGCCGACGAAACTGAGTccgaaaacaaaaaacctcGAGTGAAGAGGAAAATGCATGCTCTGCTACTCGCTTATTGTGGCCAAGGGTACCTCGGATTACAGAG AAATCAGGGATTGAAAACTATCGAAGAAGATATTATGGTAGCGTTGAAAAAACTCGAATTAATCAACGACGAAGAATTCGCGAAACAACAActtgttcattttcaaagagCAGCGCGTACTGATAAAGGCGTTTCAGCCCTTCGTCAAGTTATTAATCTTAATTTGA GAGATGGTGTAAAACCTGAAGATATTAATCAACATTTGCCGGAGCAAATACGTATTTTAGCAATAAAAAGAGTCACGAAGGGGTTCAACAGTAAAAATAGCTGTGATTACCGTACATATTCGTATACGTGTCCTTCGTTTGCATTCGCCCCAAAATCAGTTAAACTCAGTGAAGATTACAGGATTAATGACGAAGTAgttgaaaatgtgaataaatgGGCGAGTTGTTATGTCGGTACTCACAATTATCACAATTTTACTTCTGGAAG AAAACCGTTGGATCCGAGTTGCAAAAGACATATAATGAGCGTAGTTTGTCAACCTCCTGTTATAAGGGATGAGCTAGAACTTGTTACATTCTTAGTAAAag GTCAAAGCTTTATGTTGCATCAAATACGTAAAATGATCGGAGTACTTATGGCTATAGCCAGAGGGTATGTTTCTCCAGATTATATTAATAAAGCATTTCTCGCCAACGAATTACTCCAGCTGCCAGTTGCGCCAGGACTTGGTTTACTTTTAGAACAA GTTCATTATGATTGGTACAATAAGAAATATGGAGAAAACGGTATCCACGAGAAATTAGATTTCCAAGATGTCGAAGACTTAGTATCAGAATTTAGAGAGAAACAAATTTACCCGATTATTATTagggaagaaaaagaaaataaatc TATGTTAAATTATATGGAAACACTTGGCGCTCATTATGAAGAATATCATAGTGAAACTTcggatattttttccaaagtgtTGCCCAATGATTTCGAATTGGAAAATGATACAAAAAGCTCGGGAAATAAAGAAGCCGAATCAAACGATACTGTTAGCAGTTCGGAAGAAAAAATCCCGGAAGCTAGTTCATCAAATTGA
- the Pus1 gene encoding pseudouridylate synthase 1 homolog isoform X1 codes for MLNKLAGLTLSFRKEVLPCVALNCVTFKRFKKVIMADPWPALDKRKAENEADETESENKKPRVKRKMHALLLAYCGQGYLGLQRNQGLKTIEEDIMVALKKLELINDEEFAKQQLVHFQRAARTDKGVSALRQVINLNLRDGVKPEDINQHLPEQIRILAIKRVTKGFNSKNSCDYRTYSYTCPSFAFAPKSVKLSEDYRINDEVVENVNKWASCYVGTHNYHNFTSGRKPLDPSCKRHIMSVVCQPPVIRDELELVTFLVKGQSFMLHQIRKMIGVLMAIARGYVSPDYINKAFLANELLQLPVAPGLGLLLEQVHYDWYNKKYGENGIHEKLDFQDVEDLVSEFREKQIYPIIIREEKENKSMLNYMETLGAHYEEYHSETSDIFSKVLPNDFELENDTKSSGNKEAESNDTVSSSEEKIPEASSSN; via the exons ATGTTGAACAAACTAGCCGGTCTTACACTTTCTTTCCGTAAAGAAGTACTACCAT GTGTTGCTTTAAATTGTGTGACGtttaaacgtttcaaaaaagtcatcatGGCTGATCCGTGGCCGGCGCTTGATAAAAGAAAAGCTGAAAATGAAGCCGACGAAACTGAGTccgaaaacaaaaaacctcGAGTGAAGAGGAAAATGCATGCTCTGCTACTCGCTTATTGTGGCCAAGGGTACCTCGGATTACAGAG AAATCAGGGATTGAAAACTATCGAAGAAGATATTATGGTAGCGTTGAAAAAACTCGAATTAATCAACGACGAAGAATTCGCGAAACAACAActtgttcattttcaaagagCAGCGCGTACTGATAAAGGCGTTTCAGCCCTTCGTCAAGTTATTAATCTTAATTTGA GAGATGGTGTAAAACCTGAAGATATTAATCAACATTTGCCGGAGCAAATACGTATTTTAGCAATAAAAAGAGTCACGAAGGGGTTCAACAGTAAAAATAGCTGTGATTACCGTACATATTCGTATACGTGTCCTTCGTTTGCATTCGCCCCAAAATCAGTTAAACTCAGTGAAGATTACAGGATTAATGACGAAGTAgttgaaaatgtgaataaatgGGCGAGTTGTTATGTCGGTACTCACAATTATCACAATTTTACTTCTGGAAG AAAACCGTTGGATCCGAGTTGCAAAAGACATATAATGAGCGTAGTTTGTCAACCTCCTGTTATAAGGGATGAGCTAGAACTTGTTACATTCTTAGTAAAag GTCAAAGCTTTATGTTGCATCAAATACGTAAAATGATCGGAGTACTTATGGCTATAGCCAGAGGGTATGTTTCTCCAGATTATATTAATAAAGCATTTCTCGCCAACGAATTACTCCAGCTGCCAGTTGCGCCAGGACTTGGTTTACTTTTAGAACAA GTTCATTATGATTGGTACAATAAGAAATATGGAGAAAACGGTATCCACGAGAAATTAGATTTCCAAGATGTCGAAGACTTAGTATCAGAATTTAGAGAGAAACAAATTTACCCGATTATTATTagggaagaaaaagaaaataaatc TATGTTAAATTATATGGAAACACTTGGCGCTCATTATGAAGAATATCATAGTGAAACTTcggatattttttccaaagtgtTGCCCAATGATTTCGAATTGGAAAATGATACAAAAAGCTCGGGAAATAAAGAAGCCGAATCAAACGATACTGTTAGCAGTTCGGAAGAAAAAATCCCGGAAGCTAGTTCATCAAATTGA
- the LOC135844291 gene encoding uncharacterized protein LOC135844291 encodes MLNEIDVNQEPANMYQAGLIIGALKTQLAEREKTILILRVRSRIEELEKRFLKPHILHYTRHQKWTHILTADVTTLRSSAELVRFRNLVTIGVNEFITVVCNLYGDFRDLAVRGIAYPISYNEDSVAEMLQKFGMVPDRSKINAVITLLTPIP; translated from the exons atgttgaacGAAATTGATGTGAATCAAGAACCAGCGAATATGTATCAAGCTGGATTAATTATCGGCGCCCTAAAAACCCAGTTG GCTGAACGTGAAAAAACTATCCTGATTCTTCGTGTGCGCTCTCGTATTGAGGAGTTAGAAAAACGTTTCCTCAAGCCACACATACTTCATTACACTAGGCACCAAAAGTGGACTCACATATTAACTGCGGATGTAACAACCTTACGAAGTAGTGCCGAACTGGTTCGATTTCGGAATCTAGTGACGATTGGTGTAAATGAGTTTATTACAGTTGTATGTAATTTGTACGGCGATTTTAGAGATTTGGCCGTTCGTGGTATAGCGTATCCTATTTCATATAACGAAGATTCCGTCGCCGAAATGTTACAGAAGTTCGGCATGGTACCGGATAGGTCGAAAATCAACGCCGTTATTACTTTACTTACTCCTATTCCGTAG